The following proteins are co-located in the Pseudoalteromonas sp. N1230-9 genome:
- the tusA gene encoding sulfurtransferase TusA produces the protein MSFDNPDHQLDALGLRCPEPVMMVRGAVRKMKDGETLLIIADDPSTTRDIPSFCTFMDHTLVAKDVEQAPFRYLLKKGL, from the coding sequence ATGAGTTTTGATAATCCCGATCACCAATTAGATGCACTTGGCCTACGTTGTCCAGAACCTGTCATGATGGTGCGTGGTGCAGTACGTAAAATGAAAGATGGCGAAACATTACTTATCATCGCCGACGACCCATCAACCACCCGCGATATCCCAAGCTTTTGTACTTTTATGGATCACACGCTAGTGGCTAAAGATGTTGAGCAGGCGCCATTTAGATATTTGCTGAAGAAAGGACTATAG
- the fadA gene encoding acetyl-CoA C-acyltransferase FadA, which translates to MNNPVIVDCIRTPMGRSKNGVFKNKRAEDLSAHLMKGLLDRNPAVDPASIDDIYWGCVQQTLEQGFNIARNAALLAGIPHSVPAVTVNRLCGSSMQALHDAARAIMTGAGDTYIIGGVEHMGHVPMTHGNDFHPGLSTSVAQAAGVMGLTAEYLATLHGISREQQDEFAYRSHQRAHAATVEGRFRREILAMEGHDADGSLILVEDDEVIRPETTVEGLSQLRPVFNPASGSVTAGTSSALSDGASAMLVMSEEKAKELGLPIRARIKSMAVAGCDPSIMGYGPVPASQKALQQAGITIDDIDVAELNEAFAAQSLPVLKDLGLMDVVDEKVNLNGGAIALGHPLGCSGSRISTTLVHLMEDKNAKYGLATMCIGLGQGIATVFERVE; encoded by the coding sequence ATGAATAATCCAGTAATCGTAGATTGTATCCGCACACCAATGGGTCGTTCAAAGAACGGCGTATTCAAAAATAAGCGTGCGGAAGATTTAAGTGCTCACTTAATGAAAGGTTTGTTAGACCGTAACCCAGCCGTTGATCCAGCATCAATTGATGATATTTACTGGGGCTGTGTACAACAAACATTAGAGCAAGGTTTTAACATTGCTCGAAACGCAGCACTACTAGCCGGTATTCCTCACTCAGTACCAGCTGTTACAGTTAACCGTTTATGTGGTTCATCAATGCAAGCATTACACGATGCAGCACGCGCTATAATGACTGGCGCTGGTGATACCTACATCATTGGTGGTGTTGAGCACATGGGTCACGTACCTATGACTCACGGTAATGATTTTCACCCAGGTTTATCAACGTCTGTAGCACAAGCTGCTGGTGTAATGGGTTTAACTGCTGAGTACCTTGCTACGCTGCACGGCATTAGCCGCGAGCAACAAGACGAATTTGCTTACCGTTCACACCAACGTGCACACGCAGCAACTGTTGAAGGTCGTTTCCGTCGTGAAATCCTAGCAATGGAAGGTCACGATGCAGATGGTTCTTTAATCTTAGTTGAAGACGATGAAGTAATCCGCCCAGAGACAACTGTTGAAGGCTTATCGCAACTACGCCCTGTATTCAACCCTGCATCAGGTAGCGTAACAGCAGGTACGTCTTCTGCACTTTCTGACGGCGCGTCAGCAATGCTTGTAATGAGCGAAGAAAAAGCAAAAGAACTTGGTTTACCAATTCGTGCGCGTATTAAATCAATGGCTGTTGCAGGTTGCGATCCATCAATCATGGGTTACGGCCCTGTACCAGCATCGCAAAAAGCACTTCAACAAGCAGGTATCACTATTGACGATATCGATGTTGCAGAGCTTAACGAAGCATTCGCAGCACAATCTCTACCAGTATTAAAAGACCTAGGTCTGATGGACGTGGTAGATGAGAAAGTTAACCTAAATGGTGGTGCAATTGCACTTGGTCACCCACTTGGTTGTTCTGGTTCACGTATTAGCACAACGCTTGTTCACCTAATGGAAGACAAGAACGCTAAATACGGTCTAGCAACTATGTGTATTGGTTTAGGCCAAGGTATTGCAACTGTATTTGAGCGCGTAGAATAA
- the fadB gene encoding fatty acid oxidation complex subunit alpha FadB translates to MLYKSDSFEVAFIKDNIAEFKFCADGSVNKLSQQTLQDCALALKELATNSDIKGMVFTSDKDHFIIGADIFEFLPTFTKPQEELVAWIKNATDVFDAIEDLPFPTLSAVNGMALGGGCEWALATDYRVGSTDAKIGLPEVKLGIMPGFGGTVRLPRLIGADNAMTWITTGKENRAADALKVGAFDAVVSADKLLESSISTLEQAIAGKLDWQAKRQVKLQPLKMNRVEQGMSFAMAEGMVMGQTKGHYPAPVMAVRTIKAAANCERAEAMAIENANFAKLAATSEAAAQTGIFLADQYIKGKAKKQAKHSELEIKQAAVLGAGIMGGGIAYQSAYKGTPIIMKDINQDALDLGMGEASKLLGKKVQRGHMAMEKMVATLGKIKPTLNDADLQSADIVVEAVVENPKVKQAVLAGLEKDLPAGTILTSNTSTIRIDELASALEKPENFCGMHFFNPVPKMPLVEIIRGEKTSEATINAVVDYALKLGKSPIVVNDCPGFFVNRVLFPYFAGFSKLVVEGADFAKVDKVMENVFGWPMGPAYLLDVVGIDTAYHCTGVMADGFPERMARQDKDPVTVFANEKRFGQKNGAGFYQYAPDRRGRLKKAQDATATELLSAITDAPKDFDKQEIIDRCMIPMINEVLLCLQEGIVASPQEADMALIYGIGFPPFRGGAFRYLDQTGLANFVATADKYAHLGAIYQVSDETRKWAEEGRVFYKVEG, encoded by the coding sequence ATGTTATATAAAAGCGATTCATTTGAAGTTGCTTTCATCAAGGACAACATCGCCGAGTTTAAGTTCTGTGCCGACGGTTCAGTAAACAAACTTTCGCAGCAAACCTTGCAAGATTGCGCTTTAGCATTAAAAGAATTGGCAACAAACTCAGATATCAAAGGCATGGTGTTCACCAGCGATAAAGATCATTTCATTATCGGCGCCGACATTTTCGAATTTTTACCTACATTCACTAAACCGCAAGAAGAATTGGTTGCATGGATCAAAAATGCAACTGATGTTTTTGACGCTATTGAAGATTTACCTTTCCCAACGTTAAGTGCTGTAAACGGCATGGCGCTTGGTGGTGGATGTGAGTGGGCACTTGCTACCGATTATCGCGTTGGTAGTACTGATGCTAAAATTGGCCTACCTGAAGTTAAGTTAGGCATTATGCCTGGTTTTGGTGGCACAGTTCGCCTTCCGCGCCTAATTGGCGCTGATAATGCGATGACGTGGATCACCACAGGCAAAGAAAACCGTGCTGCGGATGCACTTAAAGTTGGTGCGTTTGACGCGGTAGTTAGTGCTGACAAACTTCTAGAGTCAAGCATATCAACACTTGAACAAGCAATTGCTGGCAAGCTAGATTGGCAAGCAAAACGACAAGTAAAATTACAGCCACTGAAAATGAACCGTGTTGAGCAAGGCATGAGCTTTGCGATGGCGGAAGGTATGGTAATGGGTCAGACAAAAGGTCATTACCCAGCACCCGTTATGGCAGTAAGAACAATTAAAGCAGCTGCAAACTGTGAACGCGCTGAAGCAATGGCGATTGAAAACGCTAACTTTGCTAAATTAGCAGCAACAAGCGAAGCAGCAGCACAAACAGGTATTTTCTTAGCTGACCAATACATTAAAGGTAAAGCGAAGAAGCAAGCTAAGCACAGTGAACTTGAAATTAAACAAGCCGCTGTATTAGGTGCAGGTATTATGGGCGGCGGTATTGCTTATCAGTCTGCTTATAAAGGCACACCTATTATCATGAAAGACATCAACCAAGATGCACTTGATTTAGGTATGGGCGAAGCTTCTAAGCTACTTGGTAAAAAAGTACAACGTGGCCATATGGCGATGGAAAAGATGGTTGCTACATTAGGCAAGATCAAACCGACGCTTAACGATGCAGACTTACAAAGCGCTGATATTGTTGTTGAAGCCGTGGTTGAAAACCCTAAAGTGAAGCAAGCCGTTCTTGCAGGTCTTGAAAAAGACTTACCAGCAGGCACTATCCTAACTTCAAATACCTCAACAATTCGTATTGACGAGTTAGCATCTGCACTTGAAAAACCAGAAAACTTCTGTGGTATGCACTTCTTTAATCCAGTGCCAAAAATGCCATTAGTAGAAATCATTCGTGGTGAAAAAACATCAGAAGCAACAATTAATGCGGTTGTTGATTACGCTTTAAAACTTGGTAAATCACCAATCGTTGTAAACGACTGCCCAGGTTTCTTTGTAAACCGCGTATTATTCCCTTACTTTGCAGGCTTCAGCAAACTTGTTGTTGAAGGTGCTGACTTCGCGAAAGTTGATAAAGTAATGGAAAATGTATTTGGTTGGCCTATGGGTCCTGCCTACCTTCTTGATGTTGTAGGTATCGATACGGCTTACCACTGTACTGGTGTAATGGCAGATGGTTTCCCTGAGCGTATGGCTCGTCAAGATAAAGACCCAGTTACTGTATTTGCAAACGAAAAACGTTTTGGTCAGAAAAATGGTGCTGGTTTCTACCAATATGCACCAGACCGCCGTGGTCGCCTTAAAAAGGCACAAGATGCAACAGCAACTGAGTTACTAAGTGCCATCACTGATGCACCTAAAGATTTTGATAAACAAGAAATCATTGACCGTTGTATGATCCCTATGATCAACGAAGTACTACTTTGTTTACAAGAAGGTATCGTGGCGTCTCCACAAGAAGCTGACATGGCGCTAATTTACGGCATAGGTTTCCCTCCATTTAGAGGCGGTGCATTCCGTTACTTAGATCAAACTGGTTTAGCGAACTTTGTTGCAACAGCAGATAAGTACGCTCACTTAGGTGCGATTTACCAAGTATCTGATGAAACTCGCAAGTGGGCCGAAGAAGGCCGTGTATTCTATAAGGTGGAAGGATAA
- a CDS encoding transglycosylase SLT domain-containing protein, producing MKKQLFGWTAAALIFPFFAAEANDKHDAFLKAEKKARYGDYDDMKEAANGLDHPLKPYVEKAYWQRNPSLKHQTEIENYLNVYRNTPLEWPVRKAWLNYLKQYNKKAAYIRNYRETSNNELTCPYLSFQLDLGAPKEAIMNQVSDLWVVGHSQPKECDTLFSLWKKEGYQTQERIWQRVSLAAEGGTSSLLPYLKSLLPKDEQYLADLYLKVRKDPSASAGLYRFKKKTAKEGQIALYGVKRLVWRDKELALRAWEKLEKMFVYTEEQKADVYYNFALSLASSGHKQARFWLNKVPKERQTTKLMQWQLANMLELQDWSGIVAFFTGKENLSLGQQYWLAYSLNQRGEVEDARALWQKIAKERDYYGFLASARLGIPVSLNNQQLQISDKLQLEVANAPGFKRARALYELERYTSARREWNYLTGTSTKEEKLAASILAAELDWYDSTIYTLAQIKEWDYVDLRFPFAFKDVFESYSNRNHIDMAWSIAISRRESSFAPDARSHANAYGLMQLLPSTAKYINRSTVSRRKLFHPKTNIRLGSEYLKYLKKKNRGNEILATASYNAGYHRIKRWIPEQAMPAELWIELIPYTETRNYVKNVFAYRQVYHTRLGRDGNVLAPILDMKMGG from the coding sequence ATGAAAAAACAACTCTTTGGTTGGACAGCTGCCGCATTAATTTTTCCTTTTTTTGCAGCTGAAGCCAACGATAAACATGACGCTTTTTTAAAAGCAGAAAAAAAGGCGCGTTACGGTGATTATGACGATATGAAAGAGGCGGCCAATGGATTAGACCACCCGCTAAAGCCTTACGTCGAAAAAGCCTATTGGCAACGAAACCCAAGTTTGAAGCATCAAACAGAAATAGAAAACTATCTTAATGTTTATCGTAATACGCCATTAGAGTGGCCTGTGCGTAAAGCATGGCTTAACTATTTAAAACAGTACAATAAAAAAGCCGCTTATATTCGTAATTACAGAGAGACCAGTAATAACGAATTGACTTGTCCTTATTTAAGTTTTCAATTGGACTTAGGTGCGCCTAAAGAAGCAATAATGAATCAAGTTAGTGATTTATGGGTGGTAGGGCATTCTCAACCAAAAGAATGCGACACACTTTTTTCACTTTGGAAAAAAGAAGGTTATCAAACACAAGAACGTATTTGGCAACGAGTTTCTCTCGCTGCAGAAGGCGGTACGTCAAGCTTATTGCCTTACCTAAAGTCATTACTCCCTAAAGATGAGCAGTACCTAGCTGATTTATATTTAAAAGTACGCAAAGACCCGAGTGCTTCGGCTGGTTTATATCGCTTTAAGAAAAAGACAGCCAAAGAAGGGCAAATAGCATTATACGGGGTGAAACGCTTAGTTTGGCGTGATAAAGAATTAGCGCTTCGAGCATGGGAAAAGCTTGAAAAAATGTTTGTTTACACGGAAGAACAAAAAGCAGATGTGTACTACAACTTTGCACTATCGCTTGCCTCAAGTGGGCATAAACAAGCTCGCTTTTGGTTAAATAAGGTGCCTAAAGAGCGTCAAACAACGAAGTTAATGCAGTGGCAGCTTGCTAATATGCTCGAACTGCAAGATTGGTCTGGTATTGTGGCATTTTTTACCGGTAAAGAAAACCTAAGCCTAGGTCAGCAATATTGGTTAGCATATAGCTTAAATCAGCGTGGCGAAGTTGAAGATGCCCGCGCTCTTTGGCAAAAAATTGCCAAAGAGCGCGATTATTACGGCTTTTTAGCGTCTGCCCGATTAGGTATTCCGGTTAGTTTAAACAATCAACAGTTGCAAATTTCTGATAAGCTCCAACTAGAGGTCGCAAATGCACCAGGCTTTAAGCGTGCGCGTGCACTCTATGAGCTTGAGCGCTACACGTCAGCTCGCAGGGAGTGGAATTACTTAACAGGTACATCAACCAAAGAAGAAAAACTCGCGGCATCAATACTGGCTGCTGAGCTTGATTGGTATGACAGCACTATTTATACCTTGGCACAAATTAAAGAATGGGATTATGTTGATTTGCGTTTCCCATTTGCGTTTAAAGATGTATTTGAGAGCTACAGTAACCGTAATCATATAGACATGGCATGGAGTATTGCAATTTCACGTCGTGAAAGCTCATTTGCGCCCGATGCCCGCTCTCATGCAAACGCCTATGGTTTAATGCAATTATTACCGAGTACTGCTAAATACATTAATAGAAGTACTGTTTCACGCCGAAAATTGTTTCACCCTAAAACGAATATTCGTTTAGGAAGTGAATACTTGAAATATTTAAAAAAGAAAAATCGTGGCAACGAAATATTAGCAACCGCTTCTTATAATGCAGGTTATCACCGTATTAAACGTTGGATCCCTGAACAAGCAATGCCTGCAGAGTTATGGATTGAACTTATACCTTATACTGAAACTCGCAATTACGTGAAGAATGTATTTGCTTACAGGCAAGTTTACCATACGCGTTTAGGGCGAGATGGTAATGTGCTTGCGCCAATTTTAGATATGAAAATGGGCGGCTGA
- the pepQ gene encoding Xaa-Pro dipeptidase: MDKLAVLYAEHIATLQQRTRTITEREGLEGLVIHSGQAKRQFLDDMYYPFKVNPQFKAWLPVIDNPHCWIVVDGASKPKLIFYRPVDFWHKVPDEPRDFWAEYFDIELLVQPDQVEKLLPYDKAKFAYIGEYLDVAQALGFSIMNPEPVMNYLHFHRAYKTQYELECLRQANRIAVDGHKAARDAFFAGGSEFDIQQAYLMATRQSENEMPYGNIVALNENCAILHYTHFEPKAPETHRSFLIDAGANFNGYAADITRTYDFNQSGEFSDLIKVMTEHQIALGKALKPGMLYGELHLDCHQRVAQVLSDFNIVKLPAAEIVERGITSTFFPHGLGHHLGLQVHDMGGFMADDKGAHQAPPEGHPFLRCTRLIEKNQVFTIEPGLYFIESLLGDLAQTDNKQFINWEKVEALKPFGGIRIEDNIIVHDDRLENMTRDLHLD; this comes from the coding sequence ATGGATAAATTAGCGGTGTTATATGCCGAACATATTGCAACCTTGCAACAGCGCACGCGTACAATTACAGAGCGTGAAGGTTTAGAAGGCCTTGTTATTCACTCTGGTCAGGCAAAGCGCCAGTTTTTAGATGATATGTACTACCCGTTTAAGGTTAACCCGCAATTCAAAGCTTGGTTACCTGTAATTGATAACCCTCATTGTTGGATAGTTGTAGACGGTGCATCTAAACCAAAGCTGATATTTTATCGCCCAGTTGATTTTTGGCATAAAGTACCTGATGAGCCTCGTGATTTTTGGGCTGAGTATTTTGATATTGAATTATTAGTACAGCCAGATCAGGTAGAAAAACTGCTTCCTTACGATAAGGCAAAATTTGCCTATATCGGTGAATATTTAGACGTAGCGCAAGCGCTGGGTTTTAGCATTATGAACCCAGAGCCAGTTATGAACTATTTGCACTTTCATCGTGCCTATAAAACACAATACGAGCTTGAGTGTTTACGTCAAGCTAACCGTATTGCCGTCGATGGTCATAAAGCGGCACGTGATGCTTTCTTTGCTGGTGGCTCTGAATTTGATATTCAACAGGCTTACTTAATGGCGACGCGTCAAAGTGAAAATGAAATGCCATACGGTAATATTGTTGCGCTTAATGAAAACTGTGCAATCTTACACTACACGCACTTTGAGCCTAAAGCGCCAGAGACACATCGCTCATTCCTAATTGACGCTGGTGCAAATTTTAATGGCTACGCAGCTGATATCACGCGTACTTATGATTTTAATCAGTCGGGTGAGTTTAGTGACTTAATTAAGGTCATGACGGAGCATCAAATTGCCTTAGGTAAAGCATTAAAACCTGGTATGTTATATGGCGAATTGCATTTGGACTGTCATCAGCGTGTAGCACAGGTGTTGAGCGACTTTAACATTGTGAAGCTACCGGCGGCTGAAATTGTTGAACGTGGTATTACGTCAACGTTCTTCCCGCATGGTCTTGGCCATCACCTCGGCTTACAAGTGCATGATATGGGTGGTTTTATGGCTGATGATAAAGGTGCACATCAAGCACCACCTGAAGGACACCCGTTCTTACGTTGCACTCGCTTAATCGAAAAGAACCAAGTCTTTACTATTGAACCGGGTTTATATTTTATTGAATCGTTACTGGGTGACCTTGCGCAAACCGATAATAAACAGTTTATTAACTGGGAAAAAGTTGAAGCGCTTAAACCATTCGGCGGTATCCGTATTGAAGATAATATTATCGTTCATGATGATCGCTTAGAAAACATGACCCGTGATCTGCATCTAGACTAA
- a CDS encoding YigZ family protein, whose amino-acid sequence MSEYQYPAEPVFYQEEIKKSTFIVHIAHTPNLESAKAFIKEIQNKYSDARHNCWAHVAGNPGGSHVYGFSDDGEPNGTAGKPMLNVLTGSGIGEITAVVTRYFGGIKLGTGGLVRAYGGSLNNAMRELKTITKVPSVELVGYSDYSAQGAIEQLLKSQYQVLNIEKQFAENIAWKIQIDSRQVELAIKEIHELTHGAVEFAVKKDTP is encoded by the coding sequence ATGTCTGAATATCAATATCCGGCAGAGCCTGTTTTTTACCAAGAAGAAATAAAAAAAAGTACATTTATTGTGCATATTGCCCATACTCCTAACTTAGAGTCAGCAAAAGCATTCATCAAAGAAATTCAAAATAAATACAGTGATGCGCGTCACAACTGTTGGGCACATGTTGCAGGAAACCCAGGTGGTAGCCATGTATATGGCTTTTCAGATGATGGAGAACCTAATGGCACCGCAGGAAAACCAATGCTTAATGTGCTGACGGGGTCTGGAATTGGTGAGATCACCGCTGTTGTTACGCGTTATTTTGGTGGTATTAAGCTGGGTACCGGTGGACTTGTGCGTGCTTATGGCGGAAGTTTAAACAATGCCATGCGTGAGCTTAAAACAATCACCAAAGTACCGAGCGTTGAGTTAGTCGGCTACAGTGATTACAGTGCTCAGGGAGCCATAGAGCAGTTGTTGAAAAGCCAATATCAAGTATTAAATATAGAAAAACAGTTTGCTGAAAATATTGCTTGGAAAATCCAAATAGATAGTCGCCAAGTAGAGCTGGCAATCAAAGAGATACATGAGTTAACACATGGTGCCGTTGAGTTCGCCGTTAAAAAAGATACGCCATGA
- a CDS encoding TrkH family potassium uptake protein — protein MQFRTIIKILGQLVALFSITMVPPALVSLIYKDGGGVPFVLAFIFSVVIGLAAYYPNRHEHGDLKAREGFLIVVLFWLVLGSFAAVPLVFLQEPSLSLADSVFEAFSGLTTTGATVLTGIEYLPKSVLFYRQQLQWLGGMGIIVLAVAVLPMLGVGGMQLYRAETPGPVKDSKMTPRIADTAKHLWYIYVSLTIACTLAYWGAGMDWFDAICHAFSTIAIGGFSTYDASMGQFDSPLINFICVVFLLIAAINFSLHYAAVSSRSIRVYLRDPEFKVFLLIQLALVIVCFTVLSSNNIYADGDETLDQAMFQAVSMSTTAGFATDNFSAWPLFLPILLIFSSFIGGCAGSTGGGMKVVRVFLLYLQGIRELNRLVHPRAIYSIKLGRKALPDKVVEAVWGFFSAYALVFVIIMLALMGTGMDNISAFSATAACLNNLGPGLGEVAAHYGAISDTAKWLLTIAMVFGRLEIFTLLVLFTPTFWRG, from the coding sequence ATGCAATTTCGTACCATAATAAAAATCCTAGGCCAGCTGGTGGCTTTATTTAGTATCACCATGGTGCCGCCAGCACTGGTATCTTTAATCTATAAAGATGGTGGTGGTGTGCCGTTCGTTCTTGCGTTTATTTTTAGTGTTGTTATTGGTTTAGCAGCGTATTACCCAAACCGCCATGAGCATGGCGACTTAAAAGCGCGCGAAGGCTTTTTAATTGTGGTGTTGTTCTGGTTGGTACTTGGCAGCTTTGCGGCTGTACCATTAGTTTTTTTACAAGAGCCAAGTTTGTCGTTAGCTGACTCTGTGTTTGAGGCATTTTCAGGCCTTACAACAACAGGGGCAACCGTTTTAACCGGGATTGAGTACCTACCAAAATCAGTGCTTTTTTATCGCCAACAACTACAGTGGCTTGGTGGTATGGGGATCATCGTACTTGCCGTTGCTGTGTTACCCATGCTTGGGGTCGGTGGTATGCAGCTGTACCGTGCCGAAACTCCTGGCCCAGTTAAAGATTCAAAAATGACGCCCCGTATTGCCGATACCGCCAAACACCTTTGGTACATTTATGTGTCACTTACTATTGCGTGTACGCTTGCCTATTGGGGAGCGGGAATGGACTGGTTTGATGCTATTTGTCATGCTTTCTCAACGATTGCGATTGGCGGTTTCTCTACTTATGATGCGTCTATGGGGCAGTTTGATAGTCCACTGATTAACTTTATATGTGTGGTGTTTTTACTTATTGCCGCAATAAACTTCTCGCTGCACTATGCGGCGGTATCCTCGCGCAGTATTCGTGTTTATTTACGTGACCCTGAATTTAAAGTGTTCTTACTTATTCAGCTCGCTCTAGTGATTGTCTGTTTTACTGTACTGTCATCTAATAACATTTATGCAGACGGTGACGAAACATTAGATCAAGCTATGTTCCAGGCCGTGTCAATGAGTACCACCGCAGGTTTCGCTACAGATAACTTTTCTGCATGGCCATTGTTTTTGCCTATTTTATTAATATTCTCAAGCTTTATTGGTGGTTGTGCAGGGTCTACCGGTGGCGGAATGAAAGTTGTGCGTGTGTTCTTACTTTACTTACAAGGTATTCGTGAGCTTAATCGTCTTGTACATCCGCGTGCAATTTATTCAATTAAACTAGGTCGCAAAGCACTTCCAGATAAAGTGGTAGAAGCTGTCTGGGGATTCTTCTCAGCCTATGCTTTAGTGTTTGTGATTATCATGTTGGCACTAATGGGCACAGGTATGGATAACATTAGTGCGTTTTCAGCAACCGCAGCGTGTCTAAATAATTTAGGTCCAGGCTTGGGTGAAGTTGCCGCCCATTATGGGGCGATATCCGATACTGCTAAGTGGTTATTGACCATCGCAATGGTATTTGGTCGTCTTGAAATTTTTACCTTGCTGGTATTGTTCACTCCAACTTTCTGGCGTGGTTAG
- a CDS encoding flagellar brake domain-containing protein has product MAKTQLQRNLDKLAYIPAGSIVDVEIITPIDSKRVKTEFIGLLNEQHIILNYPSARRLINSGELIKEGVMVIVRAVLESGGGQVIAFRQQIKAVASHPYRLIFLDFPKHVQLFSLRSETRIPTLFSACLNTDEQKYQGLIKDISLTGVQFDIKSDVDLSFLKEQSCNLVLNKHEFAGKVCSVRKNASSYQLGLQLNTGEEQMKSFMKEHLIDFSVLD; this is encoded by the coding sequence ATGGCAAAGACACAGCTACAGCGTAATTTAGATAAGCTAGCTTATATACCTGCAGGTAGTATTGTTGATGTTGAGATAATCACTCCGATAGATAGTAAGCGAGTTAAAACGGAGTTTATAGGTTTACTCAACGAACAACATATTATTCTTAATTACCCCTCAGCAAGGCGATTAATTAATAGTGGCGAGTTGATCAAAGAAGGTGTGATGGTCATTGTGCGCGCAGTGCTCGAAAGTGGCGGTGGGCAGGTGATTGCATTTCGCCAACAAATTAAGGCCGTCGCTTCGCACCCGTATCGTTTAATTTTTTTAGACTTTCCGAAACACGTTCAGTTATTCAGTCTTCGCAGTGAAACCCGTATTCCAACACTCTTCAGTGCTTGTTTAAACACCGATGAGCAGAAATACCAAGGACTCATTAAAGATATCTCTCTTACAGGCGTTCAGTTTGATATTAAAAGTGATGTCGATCTCAGCTTTCTAAAAGAACAAAGCTGTAACCTTGTACTAAATAAACATGAATTTGCTGGAAAGGTGTGCAGTGTTCGTAAAAATGCGTCTAGCTACCAACTAGGACTTCAGTTAAATACGGGTGAAGAACAAATGAAGTCATTCATGAAAGAGCACCTGATAGACTTTTCAGTACTTGACTGA
- a CDS encoding calmodulin has protein sequence MKTVNKTFALLALVSSSAAFAATDFETLDVNDDGAISQSEASVDATLMSQFKELDTDGNGELSEEEFANA, from the coding sequence ATGAAAACAGTAAACAAAACATTTGCACTTTTAGCTCTAGTATCTTCTTCAGCAGCATTTGCAGCGACAGATTTCGAAACACTTGATGTTAACGACGATGGTGCAATTAGCCAAAGTGAAGCGTCAGTTGATGCAACTTTAATGAGTCAGTTTAAAGAATTAGACACAGATGGTAACGGCGAACTTTCTGAAGAAGAATTCGCAAACGCATAA
- a CDS encoding EF-hand domain-containing protein has translation MNTVNKTLALVALVSSSAAFAMSDFDTLDVDGNGAISQSEASVDAELMSIFTELDTDGNGELSKEEFSKA, from the coding sequence ATGAATACAGTAAATAAAACATTAGCACTAGTCGCACTTGTATCTTCATCTGCAGCATTTGCAATGAGCGATTTTGACACATTAGATGTGGATGGAAACGGTGCCATCAGCCAAAGCGAAGCATCAGTTGATGCAGAGTTAATGAGTATTTTCACAGAACTTGATACAGACGGTAACGGTGAGTTATCAAAAGAAGAGTTCTCTAAAGCTTAA
- a CDS encoding EF-hand domain-containing protein, translating to MKTVNKALALIALASSSAAFAGTDFDTLDVDGDGVISQSEASVDANIMAQFKTLDVDGDGVLTEAEFSEAE from the coding sequence ATGAAAACAGTTAACAAAGCACTAGCACTTATCGCATTAGCCTCTTCGTCAGCAGCATTTGCAGGCACAGATTTCGATACATTAGATGTAGACGGAGATGGTGTTATCAGTCAAAGCGAAGCATCTGTCGATGCTAACATCATGGCGCAATTTAAAACCCTTGATGTAGATGGCGATGGCGTACTCACTGAAGCCGAATTTTCAGAAGCAGAGTAA
- a CDS encoding EF-hand domain-containing protein, with the protein MKQINTTLAILALATSSAAFAQGVSFSTFDTNSDGVISKEEASANVQLEKLFPELDTDGNGELSKEEFAQIQ; encoded by the coding sequence ATGAAACAGATCAATACAACACTTGCAATTTTAGCACTAGCAACTTCATCAGCGGCATTTGCACAAGGTGTAAGCTTCTCAACGTTTGACACTAACAGTGATGGTGTTATCAGTAAAGAAGAAGCATCAGCAAATGTGCAACTAGAGAAGCTATTCCCAGAGCTAGATACAGATGGCAATGGTGAGCTTTCTAAAGAAGAATTTGCACAGATTCAATAG